A single region of the Gracilibacillus caseinilyticus genome encodes:
- a CDS encoding response regulator transcription factor — translation METEGNKVLVVDDEERIRRLLKMYLEREGYEIEEAEDGEQALKLALSNDYDVILLDLMMPGKDGLEVCKEIRLHKATPVMMLTAKGEELNRIHGFEAGTDDYIVKPFSPREVVLRVKALLRRSSASTNINQSTRSKDLIEFQHLLIDNDAHRVLADNQEVSLTPKEYELLLFLAKSPDKVFEREALLKEVWKYEFFGDLRTVDTHVKRLREKLNKVSAEAAKMIVTVWGVGYKFEVTKP, via the coding sequence ATGGAAACAGAAGGTAACAAAGTATTAGTAGTAGATGATGAGGAAAGAATTCGTCGTTTATTAAAAATGTACCTTGAACGAGAAGGGTATGAGATAGAAGAAGCAGAAGACGGCGAACAAGCATTAAAATTAGCTTTATCAAATGATTATGATGTCATATTACTCGATTTGATGATGCCTGGCAAAGACGGGCTTGAGGTTTGTAAAGAAATACGATTGCATAAAGCAACACCGGTTATGATGTTGACGGCAAAAGGTGAAGAGTTAAATCGAATTCACGGCTTTGAAGCTGGTACTGACGATTACATTGTCAAGCCTTTTAGTCCACGTGAAGTAGTATTACGTGTTAAAGCGTTATTAAGAAGGTCCTCTGCTTCAACGAATATCAATCAGTCGACTCGCTCGAAAGACTTGATTGAATTCCAACATCTCCTCATAGATAATGATGCACATCGTGTGCTAGCAGACAATCAAGAGGTAAGTTTAACACCAAAAGAATATGAATTACTCTTATTTCTAGCAAAATCACCGGATAAAGTATTCGAACGAGAAGCTTTATTAAAGGAAGTGTGGAAATATGAATTTTTTGGTGATTTACGAACAGTCGATACTCATGTAAAGCGACTACGTGAAAAATTAAACAAAGTATCTGCAGAAGCGGCAAAAATGATTGTTACTGTATGGGGTGTCGGTTATAAATTTGAAGTAACAAAACCGTAA
- a CDS encoding DUF4430 domain-containing protein yields MKQFKQLLIVIILAVVMTACGNTGTNVAEGDINVSLTITDQITNKTISEESYTVTSGTTLEDLLQDNYEVEVTEDGFLTSINGHEQNVEENEYWTYEANGEMVSEGIADYEVQDEDDITFDLQIIE; encoded by the coding sequence GTGAAACAGTTTAAACAACTATTAATAGTTATCATATTAGCGGTAGTAATGACAGCTTGTGGCAATACGGGAACCAATGTGGCCGAAGGAGATATTAACGTATCGCTAACGATAACGGATCAAATTACGAATAAGACAATTAGTGAAGAGTCCTACACGGTAACATCCGGAACAACATTAGAAGACCTTCTGCAGGATAATTATGAGGTAGAAGTGACGGAGGATGGATTCTTAACTTCCATTAATGGACATGAGCAAAATGTTGAAGAAAATGAGTATTGGACATATGAAGCAAACGGTGAAATGGTAAGCGAAGGAATTGCAGATTATGAAGTGCAGGATGAAGATGACATTACTTTTGATCTTCAAATAATAGAGTGA
- a CDS encoding ECF transporter S component, whose protein sequence is MNIYKLTLISLLAAVCVAGRICFQFLPNIQPVTAIIIVAGALLGVVPAICIAIVSTYVTNLFMGMGIWTIWQIFAWSIIGLLAGLIGRYVPARYHLVILTGFSVLAAFLYGLVLNLGTFTFSGSFFAYMLASIPFDLMHAIGNLVFMLILYPVIRRVFQQNLEKIER, encoded by the coding sequence TTGAATATCTATAAACTGACATTAATATCCTTATTGGCAGCAGTATGTGTGGCAGGCCGAATTTGTTTTCAATTTTTGCCGAATATTCAGCCGGTTACTGCAATTATTATTGTGGCAGGAGCATTACTCGGGGTGGTTCCTGCCATTTGTATCGCAATCGTTTCGACTTATGTGACAAATTTGTTTATGGGAATGGGTATATGGACGATTTGGCAGATATTTGCATGGTCTATCATCGGTTTACTAGCTGGACTGATCGGGAGGTATGTGCCTGCCAGATATCATCTGGTTATTCTCACAGGATTTAGTGTGCTGGCGGCTTTTCTTTATGGTTTGGTTCTTAACTTAGGCACCTTCACTTTCTCAGGCAGCTTTTTTGCCTACATGCTGGCAAGCATACCGTTTGACTTGATGCATGCAATTGGCAATCTTGTTTTTATGTTGATTTTATATCCCGTAATAAGAAGAGTTTTTCAGCAAAATTTAGAAAAAATAGAGCGATAA